The following are from one region of the Procambarus clarkii isolate CNS0578487 chromosome 52, FALCON_Pclarkii_2.0, whole genome shotgun sequence genome:
- the LOC123763687 gene encoding uncharacterized protein, protein MAASNDFDLIRLMAVMIENGISRLDVGEIKVMEDPAVLKSKMLSANVDEKCAVTKKSEAETSVLSNSLCDIRIDQMGDFESLLKFDQQSDVCGSKQGVKPKDLCTVCLDVDWCSCNRSCMNSLNSNFNSDNKITDDGYLSDGYTRFGYNKLGEKRSDVNIRGYNTRNYDREGYNIYGYNKHGYTRNDYGEDGYNKDGFDCDGFNRMGFNFHGLTRNDYDSEGYDSYGHDCYGFDKNGRNWYGLRPEDYDENGLDKFGYNYNGFYKVPQRNNTEEATQFSGEKVGAPSQAVAAANLASREAVLAVTRTLAIMAVSQAQEHMKRLRNSGV, encoded by the coding sequence ATGGCCGCATCCAACGATTTTGACTTAATACGTTTGATGGCAGTAATGATAGAAAACGGCATTTCTCGTCTGGATGTTGGAGAGATTAAAGTTATGGAAGACCCTGCTGTGTTGAAGTCTAAAATGTTGTCGGCCAATGTCGACGAGAAATGTGCTGTAACAAAGAAAAGTGAAGCCGAGACGTCTGTGTTGAGTAACAGTTTATGTGATATTCGTATTGACCAGATGGGGGACTTTGAATCCTTGTTGAAATTCGACCAACAGTCTGACGTGTGCGGCAGTAAACAAGGCGTCAAGCCAAAGGACTTGTGTACAGTGTGTTTGGATGTTGATTGGTGCAGCTGTAACAGGTCTTGTATGAATAGCCTGAATTCAAACTTTAATAGTGACAATAAGATTACAGACGACGGCTACCTCAGTGACGGCTACACCCGGTTTGGTTATAATAAGCTTGGCGAGAAACGCTCAGACGTTAACATTCGTGGCTACAACACCAGGAACTACGACCGTGAAGGCTACAACATCTACGGTTACAACAAACATGGCTACACTCGCAACGACTACGGTGAAGACGGATATAATAAAGATGGGTTTGACTGTGATGGATTTAACCGGATGGGTTTCAACTTCCATGGACTTACACGCAATGACTATGACTCTGAGGGTTACGATTCTTATGGCCATGACTGCTATGGCTTCGACAAGAATGGACGCAACTGGTATGGCTTAAGACCCGAAGATTACGATGAGAACGGTCTAGATAAATTTGGTTACAATTACAATGGGTTCTATAAAGTACCCCAACGAAATAACACGGAAGAAGCGACTCAGTTTAGCGGAGAAAAGGTTGGAGCCCCGTCCCAGGCGGTGGCGGCGGCCAACTTGGCGTCTAGGGAGGCGGTGCTGGCGGTGACGAGGACCCTGGCCATCATGGCTGTCTCGCAGGCACAAGAACATATGAAACGTCTCCGTAACTCTGGAGTGTGA